Below is a genomic region from Mesorhizobium sp. NZP2298.
CGATGAAGCCGATAATCTCGAGCACCCCCGTGGAGTCGACGATGCCCTGATCGAGCAGGGACGTGTCGTCCACCAATGCCTTGGCGTCGCTCACGTAGAAATTCGAAACCAGGAAACTGCGAATTTGCTCGCTG
It encodes:
- a CDS encoding acyl carrier protein, with product MLTTKERTGIYSEQIRSFLVSNFYVSDAKALVDDTSLLDQGIVDSTGVLEIIGFIEETFGIIVEDSELLPENLDSIQGIEQYILRKMN